Proteins from one Poseidonibacter antarcticus genomic window:
- a CDS encoding alpha-D-ribose 1-methylphosphonate 5-phosphate C-P-lyase PhnJ yields the protein MRYAFLDEEAKKEIRRSILKAIAIPGYIVSFASRELPVARGWGTGGLQVTLAIINEEDNLKVIDQGCDGSVNAVNIRNFISSVTKVNTTTSTTDATIIQTRHRIPEIHLEENQTLVFQVPMPDILETVEPNISKAKLLHANADYSKLWVLLYEDTSQFGDSRISNRYPVMVNNRYAMDPSPIPKYDTPKLNNCKALQIFGAGREKKIYAIPPYTNVVPLKFEDREFKVESFENKVCSRCGSTHSFLDEVYDDNGDIHYYCNDTDFCDTNLKSKENK from the coding sequence ATGAGATATGCCTTTTTAGATGAAGAAGCAAAAAAAGAAATTAGAAGATCTATTTTAAAAGCAATTGCAATTCCTGGATATATTGTTTCTTTTGCATCACGTGAATTACCAGTTGCTAGAGGATGGGGAACAGGTGGTCTTCAAGTTACACTTGCAATTATAAATGAAGAAGATAATTTAAAAGTAATTGATCAAGGTTGTGATGGTTCTGTAAATGCAGTAAACATTAGAAACTTTATATCATCAGTTACTAAAGTAAATACAACAACAAGTACAACAGATGCAACTATTATACAAACAAGACATAGAATTCCTGAAATACATTTAGAAGAGAATCAAACTTTAGTATTTCAAGTTCCTATGCCAGATATTTTAGAAACAGTTGAACCTAATATTTCAAAAGCAAAATTGCTTCATGCAAATGCTGATTATTCAAAACTTTGGGTTCTTTTATATGAAGATACTTCACAATTTGGAGATTCAAGAATTTCAAATAGATATCCAGTAATGGTAAATAATAGATATGCAATGGATCCAAGTCCCATTCCTAAATATGACACACCAAAATTAAATAATTGTAAAGCCTTACAAATTTTTGGAGCAGGAAGAGAAAAGAAAATCTATGCAATTCCTCCATATACAAATGTAGTACCTTTAAAGTTTGAAGATAGAGAGTTTAAAGTTGAGAGTTTTGAAAATAAAGTTTGTTCAAGATGTGGAAGTACACATAGCTTTTTAGATGAAGTTTATGATGACAATGGAGATATACATTATTATTGTAATGATACAGATTTTTGTGATACAAATTTAAAAAGTAAGGAAAATAAATGA
- a CDS encoding carbon-phosphorus lyase complex subunit PhnI encodes MAYYAIKGGEEAIKNSLHFYDEVTSSANDIEDKNLIEGLTFSIDKVISEGSLYSKKLAAKAIKRSAGDLLNASFFLRAHRSSCQRIGIAKEIDVNDMRLSRRISSAFKDIEGGQLLGPSNDYEIKLLLDLKNKDVDIEEYSNEDNVIKSALTPLRNDNLIKVLPKEDETWDITRNYPNAPYPRSAVLQVMSRGESGSLLCIGYTTMRGYGDIHPTIGDLRIGELDIKFTHPFTKNEVKIGSVEVTSVECVGTFNQDENGDTKLTTGFGFCFGKNETKAISMSMIDLSLYNSHYSVGGEHIVAADFDMIMHHLDGIESFGMTNHFKLPHYVTFQTDYQIFKSAQKYVEENENGEGK; translated from the coding sequence ATGGCTTACTATGCAATTAAAGGTGGAGAAGAGGCAATTAAAAACTCTTTACATTTCTATGATGAGGTAACATCAAGTGCTAATGATATAGAAGATAAAAATCTTATTGAAGGTTTAACTTTTTCAATTGATAAAGTAATTAGTGAAGGTTCTTTATATTCTAAAAAATTAGCTGCAAAAGCTATTAAAAGAAGTGCAGGGGATTTATTAAATGCTTCTTTTTTCTTAAGAGCACACAGAAGTTCTTGTCAAAGAATTGGAATAGCTAAAGAAATTGATGTAAATGATATGAGATTAAGTAGAAGAATTTCTTCTGCATTTAAAGATATTGAAGGTGGACAATTATTAGGGCCATCAAATGATTATGAGATTAAATTATTACTTGATTTGAAAAATAAAGATGTAGATATTGAAGAGTATTCAAATGAAGATAACGTAATTAAATCAGCATTAACACCTTTACGAAATGATAATTTGATAAAAGTTTTACCAAAAGAAGATGAAACTTGGGATATTACAAGAAATTATCCAAATGCACCATATCCAAGATCAGCAGTATTACAAGTTATGAGTAGAGGAGAATCTGGTTCCTTACTTTGTATTGGATATACAACAATGAGAGGATATGGAGATATTCATCCTACTATTGGTGATTTACGTATTGGGGAATTAGATATTAAATTTACTCATCCTTTTACAAAAAATGAAGTAAAAATTGGAAGTGTTGAAGTAACTAGTGTTGAATGTGTTGGGACATTTAATCAAGATGAAAATGGTGATACAAAACTAACAACTGGATTTGGATTTTGCTTTGGGAAGAATGAAACAAAAGCTATTTCTATGTCTATGATTGATTTATCACTTTATAATTCACATTATTCAGTGGGTGGAGAACATATTGTTGCAGCAGATTTTGACATGATTATGCATCATTTAGATGGAATTGAGTCATTTGGAATGACAAATCACTTTAAATTACCACATTATGTGACTTTCCAAACAGATTATCAAATCTTTAAATCAGCACAAAAATATGTAGAAGAAAATGAAAATGGAGAAGGAAAATGA
- the phnH gene encoding phosphonate C-P lyase system protein PhnH, protein MKSVDIEKLNRENFRSMMNVLSMPGKIEKIEELFNSSFLAIANTLLYSEVSFYYEGKEEFELIKAITNPKEADTKNADYIFCDELNEFIFNQGKIGTSIDPERSSTYIVKCKNFKGLNVRLTGPGINERKDISLPINESFVNSFNEKNSYFPLGNEVFFLNEENEILAISRTTKLEIL, encoded by the coding sequence ATGAAATCAGTAGATATAGAAAAATTAAATAGAGAAAATTTTAGATCAATGATGAATGTATTATCAATGCCTGGAAAAATTGAAAAAATTGAAGAGCTTTTTAACTCATCTTTTTTAGCTATTGCAAATACTCTTTTATATTCAGAAGTTAGTTTTTACTATGAAGGTAAAGAAGAGTTTGAATTAATTAAAGCAATTACAAATCCTAAAGAAGCAGATACAAAAAATGCAGATTATATTTTTTGTGATGAATTAAATGAATTTATTTTTAACCAAGGGAAAATAGGAACATCTATTGATCCTGAGCGTTCAAGTACGTATATTGTTAAATGTAAAAACTTTAAGGGCTTAAATGTAAGACTTACTGGACCTGGAATAAATGAAAGAAAAGATATTTCTTTACCGATTAATGAATCGTTTGTAAATTCATTTAATGAAAAAAATTCATACTTTCCCCTAGGAAATGAAGTCTTCTTTTTAAATGAAGAAAATGAGATATTAGCAATATCAAGAACAACTAAACTGGAGATTTTATAA
- a CDS encoding phosphonate C-P lyase system protein PhnG produces MKREEINDLAQLVQIEKLEKLYKKIEENHKVKILTQATEQTLLVPVQDPISGGSFYAGEVLVTSTIVQVEEVKGWSMVMDLNEEISLYTAVLDASFEANICKEEIESLLIDAKNIKEENIKKTNRKVNSTRVSFDLM; encoded by the coding sequence ATGAAAAGAGAAGAAATAAATGATTTAGCACAATTAGTGCAAATTGAAAAATTAGAAAAATTATATAAAAAAATTGAAGAGAATCATAAAGTAAAGATTTTAACACAAGCAACAGAGCAAACGCTTTTAGTTCCTGTACAAGATCCAATTTCAGGCGGAAGTTTTTACGCAGGTGAAGTGCTTGTAACTTCTACAATTGTTCAAGTTGAAGAAGTAAAAGGTTGGTCAATGGTAATGGATTTAAATGAAGAAATATCATTATATACAGCAGTTTTAGATGCATCTTTTGAAGCAAATATTTGTAAAGAAGAAATTGAAAGTTTACTAATAGATGCAAAAAATATAAAAGAAGAAAATATTAAAAAAACAAATAGAAAAGTTAACTCAACTAGAGTCTCTTTTGATTTAATGTAA
- the phnE gene encoding phosphonate ABC transporter, permease protein PhnE — translation MNIDELKAQSNPFSFSKSIVIIILLLIFIQSWKDTDMSFTSLIDGWQYMLEYIKGNPNIENSGFFPPNLNSDDLLTYALSMLETIQMAVVALVLSIIVAVPLSYMSSRNILDILIPGKSPIHIFSKKVIYGSATLISNIFRSINEIIWALIFVSAVGLGPMAGILALGVHTAGVLSKLLSEGNEAIDPGPVEALTTTGAGFIKVLIFAVIPQTMPHFVSMVLYRFESDVRSASILGFVGAGGIGFYLFDKMRAFENGDVCTIIIVIVLTVWALDKMSALIRKRFI, via the coding sequence ATGAATATAGACGAGTTAAAAGCACAGAGTAACCCATTTTCTTTTTCTAAATCAATAGTGATAATCATTTTATTATTGATTTTCATACAATCTTGGAAAGATACAGATATGAGCTTTACTTCATTAATTGATGGTTGGCAATATATGCTTGAATATATAAAAGGAAATCCAAATATTGAAAATAGTGGTTTCTTTCCGCCTAATTTAAATAGTGATGATTTATTAACGTATGCTTTGTCAATGCTTGAAACTATACAAATGGCAGTTGTTGCCCTTGTTTTATCAATTATAGTAGCAGTTCCATTGTCATATATGAGTTCAAGAAATATACTTGATATTTTAATTCCAGGAAAATCTCCTATCCATATTTTTTCAAAAAAAGTGATATATGGAAGTGCTACTTTAATATCAAATATTTTCAGATCTATAAATGAAATTATTTGGGCTTTAATTTTTGTAAGTGCAGTAGGACTTGGTCCAATGGCAGGTATTTTAGCCTTAGGTGTACATACAGCAGGAGTATTATCAAAACTTTTAAGTGAAGGAAATGAAGCAATTGATCCAGGTCCTGTTGAAGCTTTAACAACAACTGGTGCTGGATTTATTAAAGTATTAATATTTGCAGTAATTCCACAAACAATGCCTCATTTTGTATCGATGGTTTTATATAGATTTGAATCAGATGTAAGATCAGCTTCAATACTTGGTTTTGTAGGAGCTGGTGGAATTGGGTTTTACTTATTTGACAAAATGAGAGCTTTTGAAAACGGTGATGTTTGTACGATTATTATTGTTATTGTTTTAACTGTTTGGGCTTTAGACAAAATGAGTGCATTAATTAGAAAAAGGTTTATTTAA
- the phnD gene encoding phosphonate ABC transporter substrate-binding protein, whose protein sequence is MKFIKKIISSSIVLGLTTTSMMAQEKWPEKLVFGVIPVAGSTSMKENFGPLTNYISKSLGIKVEMKLAGDYTGIITAMQHKHIDFAYLGPKSYVEAAKRANAEALVVEVDGESGLPGYVGTIITKKGSGLKTLADLKGRTWAFTSSQSTSGTLVPTVMFSKAGINPKKYFSKVIYSGGHEASILSVKAGKVDAASTNNLDFNRGLGKHWEKDQFNILWTSDLIPGAPIAARKDLPTSLKMALKGAFLSYNDPEGLKRLKNKGFIKGDDSVYNPVRELIKLKNELKKKK, encoded by the coding sequence ATGAAATTTATTAAGAAAATTATATCTTCTTCGATCGTATTAGGTCTAACAACTACATCTATGATGGCTCAAGAAAAATGGCCAGAGAAACTTGTTTTTGGTGTAATTCCAGTAGCTGGTTCTACTTCAATGAAAGAAAACTTCGGACCATTAACTAATTATATTTCTAAATCTTTAGGAATTAAAGTTGAAATGAAATTAGCAGGTGATTACACAGGTATTATTACTGCAATGCAACATAAACATATTGATTTTGCTTACTTAGGGCCAAAATCTTATGTTGAAGCTGCAAAAAGAGCAAATGCAGAAGCTTTAGTTGTTGAAGTTGATGGAGAATCAGGATTACCAGGTTATGTAGGAACAATTATTACTAAAAAAGGTTCTGGTTTAAAAACTTTAGCAGACTTAAAAGGTAGAACTTGGGCATTTACTTCTTCTCAATCAACTTCTGGAACTTTAGTTCCTACTGTTATGTTTTCAAAAGCAGGAATAAATCCAAAAAAATATTTCTCAAAAGTAATTTATTCAGGTGGGCATGAAGCTTCTATTCTTTCAGTTAAAGCTGGAAAAGTTGATGCAGCATCTACAAATAATTTAGACTTCAATAGAGGTTTAGGAAAACATTGGGAAAAAGATCAATTTAATATTCTTTGGACTTCAGACCTAATTCCAGGTGCTCCAATTGCAGCTAGAAAAGATTTACCAACTTCTTTAAAAATGGCTTTAAAAGGTGCTTTCCTTTCTTATAACGATCCAGAAGGATTAAAAAGACTTAAGAATAAAGGATTTATTAAAGGTGATGATTCTGTTTATAATCCAGTAAGAGAATTAATCAAATTAAAAAACGAATTAAAAAAGAAAAAATAA
- the phnC gene encoding phosphonate ABC transporter ATP-binding protein, with amino-acid sequence MIKMKNLTLGYKKEKILSDVSIKIKKGEFIGIIGPSGAGKSTLLMAVTGGIKVFDGKFEVLDYDLENIKKKNLIKLREQIGVIFQGYNLVDRISVLDNVISGTLKDIPLTRAIIKLYKKKELQKAKEYMDIVDMTKHSLKRCDELSGGQRQRVAIARALAAEPKIILADEPVSALDPKSAKKIMSILKKVNETYGVTVIANLHHLEYANEYCDRIIGVNNGTVVFDDKSEKLTDELVEKIYANNEKA; translated from the coding sequence ATGATAAAAATGAAAAACCTTACATTAGGTTATAAAAAAGAAAAAATATTAAGCGATGTAAGTATTAAAATAAAAAAAGGTGAATTTATTGGAATTATAGGTCCTAGTGGAGCAGGTAAGTCTACTTTATTAATGGCAGTTACTGGTGGAATAAAAGTATTTGATGGAAAATTTGAAGTTTTAGATTATGATTTAGAAAATATTAAAAAAAAGAACTTAATTAAATTAAGAGAGCAGATTGGTGTAATTTTTCAAGGTTACAATTTAGTTGACAGAATATCTGTCTTAGATAATGTAATAAGTGGAACGTTAAAAGATATACCACTTACAAGAGCAATTATTAAACTTTATAAAAAAAAGGAGTTACAAAAAGCAAAAGAATACATGGATATTGTTGATATGACAAAACACTCATTAAAAAGGTGTGATGAACTTTCAGGAGGTCAAAGACAACGTGTAGCAATTGCACGAGCATTGGCCGCTGAACCAAAGATTATTTTAGCAGATGAACCTGTTTCTGCTTTAGACCCAAAGAGTGCAAAAAAGATTATGAGTATATTGAAGAAGGTTAATGAAACTTATGGGGTAACTGTAATTGCTAACCTTCATCATTTGGAGTATGCAAATGAATACTGTGACAGAATTATTGGTGTCAATAATGGAACAGTAGTGTTTGATGATAAAAGCGAGAAATTAACTGATGAGTTAGTTGAAAAAATATATGCTAACAATGAAAAAGCATAA
- a CDS encoding GntR family transcriptional regulator: protein MKSFDRPLYLRLYNKILENIENKKYNINYKLPSENTFASEFNVNRHTVRQALQLLKDEGFIYTLKGKGNYISNIKIPYSISDKSSYTQRILDLGYEPTTKVLSVDIIEPNLEVSKKLGLNKNLNVIEIKLLRFANDLPITVSYSYFDAYVFRDMIKHLDMKPFSLYKVLNKCYPNMKITKMSTVFEALNPTSELSSLLNLRSNTPILSASTISKDQDGNLVEFGTSYSRADAVKIKVDLI, encoded by the coding sequence ATGAAGAGTTTTGATAGACCATTATATCTACGATTATATAATAAAATTTTAGAAAATATTGAGAATAAAAAATATAATATTAATTATAAATTACCATCAGAAAATACTTTTGCATCTGAATTTAATGTTAATAGACATACAGTAAGACAAGCTTTACAATTACTAAAAGATGAAGGTTTTATTTATACATTAAAAGGTAAAGGTAATTATATTTCTAATATAAAGATTCCTTATTCTATCTCAGATAAAAGTTCATATACACAACGAATATTAGATTTAGGTTATGAACCTACTACTAAAGTTTTAAGTGTTGATATTATTGAACCAAATCTTGAAGTGTCAAAAAAACTAGGATTAAATAAAAATCTAAATGTAATAGAAATTAAACTTCTTAGGTTTGCAAATGATTTGCCAATAACTGTTTCCTATTCTTACTTTGATGCATATGTTTTTAGAGATATGATAAAGCATTTAGATATGAAACCTTTTTCTTTATATAAAGTTTTAAATAAATGTTATCCAAATATGAAAATAACAAAAATGTCAACAGTTTTCGAAGCATTAAACCCAACATCAGAATTAAGCTCTTTACTTAATTTACGTTCAAATACTCCAATCTTAAGTGCAAGTACAATTTCAAAAGATCAAGATGGCAACCTTGTTGAATTTGGAACATCATATTCAAGGGCAGATGCAGTAAAAATAAAAGTCGATTTAATCTAA
- a CDS encoding response regulator transcription factor has product MKILLLEDNKTLNETIKLKLELKGYKVHSFICGQDAYDSITDGYACFLLDIHVPNIDGIKILKKIREFYEDSPVIIISSTVELDIIKESYAFGCNDYLKKPFYIDELEIKIDKLCNIPKKEISLNSTCVFNFAESTLTVNNIKNELTQKENLLVNLFSTNRNKLVTYESIQNYVWNGEYASIDAIRTLIRRLRKKMTTLTIKASSNRGYTLLT; this is encoded by the coding sequence ATGAAAATTCTGTTACTAGAAGATAATAAAACTTTAAATGAAACGATTAAATTAAAATTAGAACTAAAAGGATATAAGGTTCATTCCTTTATTTGTGGACAAGATGCCTATGATAGTATTACCGATGGTTATGCCTGTTTCCTTCTTGATATTCATGTTCCAAATATTGATGGAATTAAAATTCTTAAAAAGATTAGAGAATTTTATGAAGATTCACCAGTAATTATAATTTCTTCTACTGTTGAACTTGATATTATAAAGGAATCTTATGCTTTTGGTTGTAATGATTATTTAAAAAAGCCATTTTATATAGATGAATTAGAAATTAAGATAGATAAATTATGTAATATACCTAAGAAAGAAATTTCGTTAAATTCCACGTGTGTATTTAATTTTGCTGAAAGCACACTAACAGTTAATAATATTAAAAATGAATTAACTCAGAAAGAAAACTTATTAGTAAACTTATTTTCAACAAATAGAAATAAGTTAGTTACATATGAAAGTATCCAAAATTATGTTTGGAATGGTGAATATGCTTCAATTGATGCAATTCGGACATTAATAAGAAGATTAAGGAAAAAAATGACAACGCTTACTATAAAAGCATCCTCAAATAGGGGATATACTCTTTTAACATAA
- a CDS encoding PAS domain-containing protein — MNKKYYYDLEKKLNFEDVLLDALPNPIYYKDVKGDFIRCNRGFSELTNTCKKEIIGKSAYDFFPKSAADRNKLIDKQIMKTLKPYEDEVHFIRKNGELRYYKLSKAVCQNTDCVVEGIVCIMTDITERIKEKEILIQQSKFVEMGEMIASIAHQWNEPLVELSAQVQKMELYYSTNQINKKKISNFVSESMVPIQYMSETLNDFRNFLKPSTLKEEFDLKNAISEIFDIVGKQIFYFNINVIFDYNKEEEFLTFTYKNQLKQVILNIVNNAKNKIIERYKEINFDGIITIRLKSNKNLNIIEIIDNAGVIDESIIDQIFDPFFTTRENGTGYGLYMAKTIIEDKIHGKILVKNDNDNVIFTIKIPKIIRS, encoded by the coding sequence ATGAATAAAAAATACTATTATGATTTAGAAAAAAAATTAAATTTTGAGGATGTATTATTGGATGCTTTACCCAACCCAATATATTATAAAGATGTAAAAGGTGATTTTATAAGATGTAATAGAGGCTTTTCTGAATTAACAAATACTTGTAAAAAAGAAATCATAGGTAAATCTGCCTATGATTTCTTTCCTAAAAGTGCCGCAGATAGAAATAAATTAATTGACAAGCAAATAATGAAAACATTAAAGCCTTATGAAGATGAAGTTCATTTCATAAGAAAAAATGGTGAATTGAGGTACTATAAATTGAGTAAAGCAGTCTGTCAAAATACTGATTGTGTAGTTGAAGGTATTGTTTGTATTATGACAGATATTACCGAAAGAATTAAAGAAAAAGAAATTCTTATTCAACAAAGTAAATTTGTAGAGATGGGAGAAATGATTGCATCAATTGCTCATCAATGGAATGAACCTTTAGTTGAACTTTCAGCGCAGGTTCAAAAAATGGAATTATATTATTCAACTAATCAAATTAATAAAAAGAAAATTTCTAATTTTGTATCAGAGTCTATGGTTCCAATACAATATATGTCTGAAACATTAAATGACTTTAGAAACTTTTTAAAACCATCTACATTAAAAGAAGAGTTTGATTTAAAAAATGCAATCTCTGAAATTTTTGATATTGTTGGCAAACAAATATTTTATTTTAATATAAATGTTATTTTTGATTATAATAAAGAAGAAGAATTTTTAACATTTACTTATAAAAATCAATTGAAGCAAGTTATATTAAATATTGTAAATAATGCTAAAAATAAAATAATAGAACGATATAAAGAAATTAATTTTGATGGAATAATTACAATTAGATTAAAGAGTAATAAAAATCTAAATATTATAGAAATAATTGATAATGCAGGAGTTATTGACGAATCAATTATAGATCAAATATTTGACCCTTTTTTTACGACAAGAGAGAATGGGACAGGATATGGTTTATATATGGCAAAAACAATTATTGAAGATAAAATACATGGAAAAATTTTAGTTAAAAATGATAATGATAATGTAATATTTACAATAAAAATACCTAAAATAATAAGGTCTTAA
- a CDS encoding thiolase family protein, with protein MKVYIVEAKRSAIGSFLGSLKDIKPGDLGGQVIKDLTKNIDNNIVDEVIVGNILSAGHLQGVGRQASILGGIPNSTVAYSVNMLCGSGMKAVMNAVAEIKSGEKDVIIAGGVENMSQAPFLVSPKTRSGKALGDGKLIDSMSDALTDAFEGYHMGITAENIAEKFNITRELQDSYALESQRKAIEADDLGKFKQEITPIVVKTRKGDIIFDRDEYINRNTSLEKLAKLRPAFKKEGTVTAGNSSGINDGASFTLIASEDAIKKYNLKPLVEIIDIAQVGIEPSLMGLSPAYAIEKLLNKTGISIDEIDVLEINEAFASQILGVFELLKEKVNLTDEILEEKMNINGSGIALGHPVGASANRIIVSLVHEMLKEDFTYGLASLCIGGGMGTAILLKKVK; from the coding sequence TTGAAAGTATATATAGTTGAAGCAAAGAGAAGTGCTATTGGGAGTTTCCTTGGAAGCTTAAAAGATATTAAACCAGGAGATTTAGGTGGTCAAGTTATAAAAGATTTAACTAAAAATATTGATAATAATATCGTAGATGAAGTAATTGTAGGAAATATTTTAAGTGCAGGACATTTACAAGGAGTAGGAAGACAAGCTTCAATATTGGGGGGAATCCCTAACTCGACGGTTGCTTATTCTGTAAATATGCTATGTGGTTCGGGTATGAAGGCAGTTATGAATGCAGTTGCTGAAATAAAATCTGGAGAAAAAGATGTAATAATTGCTGGTGGTGTTGAAAATATGTCCCAAGCTCCTTTTTTAGTTTCTCCAAAAACAAGGTCTGGAAAAGCGTTAGGAGATGGGAAACTTATTGATTCTATGAGTGATGCATTAACTGATGCTTTTGAAGGATACCATATGGGTATTACTGCTGAGAATATTGCAGAAAAATTTAATATTACGAGAGAGTTACAAGATAGTTATGCCCTTGAATCTCAACGAAAAGCTATTGAAGCAGATGATTTAGGGAAATTTAAACAAGAGATAACTCCTATTGTTGTTAAAACAAGAAAGGGTGATATTATTTTTGATAGAGATGAATACATTAATAGAAATACTTCTTTAGAAAAATTAGCAAAACTTAGACCAGCTTTTAAAAAAGAAGGAACAGTAACAGCTGGAAATTCATCTGGAATAAATGATGGTGCTAGTTTTACATTAATTGCATCAGAAGATGCTATTAAAAAATATAATTTAAAACCATTAGTTGAAATAATAGATATTGCCCAAGTAGGAATTGAACCTTCGTTGATGGGACTAAGCCCTGCTTATGCTATTGAAAAACTTTTAAATAAAACAGGTATTTCTATCGATGAAATAGATGTTCTTGAAATTAATGAAGCATTTGCTTCTCAAATTCTAGGAGTTTTTGAATTACTTAAAGAAAAAGTAAATTTAACAGATGAAATTTTAGAAGAGAAAATGAATATAAATGGAAGTGGAATAGCTTTAGGACATCCTGTTGGAGCAAGTGCAAATAGAATAATAGTATCACTTGTTCATGAGATGCTAAAAGAAGATTTTACTTACGGTTTAGCTTCATTATGTATCGGTGGAGGAATGGGAACAGCTATTTTATTGAAAAAAGTAAAATAA
- a CDS encoding 3-oxoacid CoA-transferase subunit B codes for MEAKKIIANRVAKEFKDGDFINLGIGLPTLVANYIPKEIKINLHSENGFAGLWDKAEENDIDENMIDAGRNYVKLKAGGVFFDSVSSFEIIRGGHIDITVLGALEVDEEASLASWTIPGKFVPGMGGSMDLVSGVKKVIVAMQHTAKGAPKILERCTLPLTGKSVIDMLITELGVFEYVDGKLHLTELMGNTTLEEIKEQTPATYIVALK; via the coding sequence ATGGAAGCAAAGAAAATAATTGCGAATAGAGTTGCAAAAGAATTTAAAGATGGTGATTTCATAAACTTAGGGATTGGATTACCTACTTTAGTTGCGAACTATATACCAAAAGAAATAAAAATTAATTTACATTCAGAGAATGGTTTTGCAGGACTTTGGGATAAAGCAGAAGAAAATGATATAGATGAAAATATGATTGATGCAGGTAGAAACTATGTAAAACTAAAAGCTGGAGGTGTATTTTTTGACTCGGTTAGTTCCTTTGAAATTATTAGAGGTGGGCACATAGATATTACTGTCCTTGGGGCTTTAGAGGTTGATGAAGAAGCTAGTTTAGCAAGTTGGACTATACCAGGAAAATTTGTACCTGGAATGGGTGGTTCAATGGATTTAGTAAGTGGTGTAAAAAAAGTAATTGTTGCAATGCAACATACAGCAAAAGGAGCACCTAAAATTCTTGAAAGATGTACTTTACCTTTAACTGGAAAAAGTGTAATAGATATGCTAATAACAGAATTAGGTGTATTTGAATATGTTGATGGGAAATTACATTTAACTGAACTTATGGGTAATACAACACTAGAAGAAATTAAAGAACAAACACCTGCAACTTATATTGTTGCATTAAAATAA
- a CDS encoding CoA transferase subunit A, translated as MDKELDITEVGKFLKDGMTIGIGGFLGCGNAHNIIDEILKTDVKNLTLVATDTFFEAQGIGKLITEKRVSKLMASHIGTNKDTQKQVNEGFIELELVPQGTLAERLRSATAGLGGVLTQTGIGTFVQEGKTTISIDGKDYILEKPIYLDLAIVKAQIGDRAGNLVYHGATSNFNVPMAGAAKVTIAEVEELVENGEIDPHTIHTPFVYINHIIKA; from the coding sequence ATGGACAAAGAATTAGATATAACTGAAGTTGGAAAATTTCTAAAAGATGGTATGACTATTGGTATTGGTGGATTTTTAGGTTGTGGTAATGCACATAATATAATAGATGAAATACTAAAAACAGATGTTAAAAATTTGACTTTAGTAGCAACAGACACTTTTTTTGAAGCTCAAGGAATTGGAAAGCTTATTACAGAAAAAAGAGTTTCTAAATTAATGGCTAGTCATATTGGTACTAATAAAGATACTCAAAAACAAGTTAATGAAGGCTTTATTGAATTAGAACTAGTACCTCAAGGAACATTGGCTGAAAGATTAAGATCTGCAACTGCTGGCTTAGGTGGTGTTTTAACTCAAACAGGTATAGGTACTTTCGTTCAAGAAGGTAAGACTACTATTTCTATTGATGGTAAAGATTATATATTAGAAAAACCAATCTATTTAGATTTAGCAATTGTTAAAGCACAAATTGGAGATAGAGCTGGGAATTTGGTTTATCATGGTGCAACGAGTAATTTTAATGTTCCAATGGCAGGTGCAGCAAAAGTAACAATTGCTGAAGTTGAAGAGTTAGTTGAAAATGGAGAAATAGATCCTCATACTATCCATACTCCATTTGTATATATAAATCATATTATAAAGGCATAA